The Arachis duranensis cultivar V14167 chromosome 2, aradu.V14167.gnm2.J7QH, whole genome shotgun sequence genome has a window encoding:
- the LOC107474645 gene encoding uncharacterized protein LOC107474645: MPSQVSDHLEPWHNLQDKVVLVTGASSGLGLDFCLDLAKSGCRIVAAARRLDRLRSLCDEINQMASPEKGSGASSHRAVAVELDVCADGPTIERSVQKAWDAFGHIDSLINNAGVRGTVKSALKLSEKEWDHVLRTNLTGSWLVAKYVCKRMCDAKQKGSVINISSTSGLNRGHLPGAAAYASSKAGVITLTKVMAMELGSNKIRVNSISPGIFKSEITESLMQKDWLDNVMKKIVPLRTYGTSNPALTSLVRYLIHDSSEYVTGNNFIVDSGTTLAGLPIYSSL, translated from the exons ATGCCGTCACAGGTCTCCGACCACCTGGAACCATGGCACAACCTCCAAGACAAGGTTGTGTTAGTCACCGGCGCTTCCTCCGGGCTCGGCCTGGACTTCTGCCTCGACCTCGCCAAATCCGGCTGCAGGATCGTGGCGGCGGCTCGCCGATTGGACCGCCTCAGGTCTCTGTGCGACGAAATCAATCAGATGGCCTCGCCGGAGAAAGGCAGCGGTGCAAGTAGCCACCGTGCGGTCGCCGTGGAACTCGACGTGTGTGCCGATGGCCCCACCATCGAGAGGTCTGTGCAAAAGGCGTGGGACGCGTTTGGGCACATTGATTCCTTGATTAACAACGCTGGCGTAAGAG GAACTGTGAAATCGGCATTGAAATTGTCTGAGAAGGAATGGGATCATGTTCTCAGAACAAACTTAACTGGTTCTTGGTTGGTAGCGAAATATGTATGCAAACGCATGTGTGATGCAAAGCAAAAGGGATCTGTTATTAACATTTCTTCTACTTCTGGTCTGAATCGTGGTCATTTGCCTGGAGCTGCTGCATATGCATCTTCAAAAGCAGGTGTCATTACGCTAACAAAG GTTATGGCTATGGAATTGGGGTCGAACAAAATTAGAGTGAATTCTATTTCCCCTGGAATTTTCAAGTCTGAAATCACTGAGAGTTTAATGCAGAAAGATTGGTTAGATAATGTGATGAAGAAAATAGTACCATTGAGAACTTATGGCACATCGAATCCAGCATTGACATCTTTAGTTCGTTACCTGATTCACGATTCATCTGAATATGTCACCGGCaataattttattgttgattCTGGAACAACTCTAGCAGGTTTACCTATTTATTCGTCTCTTTGA